The genome window TGCTTCTTTGGCTTTTACCTTTGATATAGTGTATTTAGGGGAAAAATTTTGTGTTTATGTGTGTCCTTATGCAAGAATACAATCTGTAATGTTTGACAACAACACTGTTCAGGTTATTTATGATGATAAAAGAGGTGGGGTTATTTATGATGGGCATACTAAACTTTATAAAAAACCACCACAAGGTGAATGCATAGGCTGTGAAGCCTGTGTAAAAATTTGTCCTGCTCATATAGACATTCGTGCTGGTATGCAACTTGAATGCATTAACTGTCTTGAATGTGCTGATGCATGCTCTAAAGTCCAAGCTAAATTTGACCGCCCTAGTTTGATCAACTGGACAAGTGCAAAGGCAATCGAAACAAGAGAAAAAGTTAAATACTTTAGATTTAGAACTATTGGATATTTAGTAGTATTGTGTGGGGTTTTCATCGCCTTGGTTTTAATGGGTAGTAAAAAAGAAAACATGCTTTTAAATATCAATCGTTCTAGTGAATTGTATCAAGTAAGAAAAACTCACAATGGAGAATTATTGATCACAAATGCTTATGTGTTTTTATTTCAAAATACTGACAACAAAACCCATGAGTATTATTTTGATGTAAAATTACAAGGCATTGATGATGGTTTAGAGATCGTAAGACCTAAAAAATCTTTCACACTCAAAGCAGGAGAAAAAAACAAACATATTGTGGTATTAAAAGCTACCAAAAAACTAGCTGATAATAACAGAAAAGATACGATCATACCTTTAACCATAAAAGCCTATGCGGTTGATGATAAAAATATCGCCGTTACAAGAGAAAGTAATTTCGTGTATCCTAAAAATTCAATTTTAGAGCAAAAAAACTAAAATGAAAAAACTTTCTATGAAATCTCAAGCTAGACTTGAAAAAATCAAACAAATTGCTGCGGAGTCATTTTTAAAAAATGGCTACGAAGCTACTAATCTTAAAGATATTATCAAGCAAGCAGGTGGCTCCTTTTCCTGTGTGTATGAACATTTTAAAAGCAAAGAAGGTTTATTTGAAGCTGTTTTAAATGATTTTGCAGAAAATCATTTTCTTGCGATATTGAAAAAAAATATGCAAGTTTCTGCTAATGCTGATTTGGAAGAATTTTTATACCAATTTGCAAAAGCTTATATAGGAATTTTCAACGATAGCAAAACCATCGCCATCGTAAGGCTTTTATACTCTGAAATATATAATGATAAATTTGATTTTGGAAAATGGTTTAAAGAAGGCAACCGAAAAGATGTTGAATATGTCCTTCAAAAAAGATTAAAAGAAGAAAACTCTCGTCTAGCTGAAAATGCTGAATTTTTAAGCTATACTTTTTGCGCAATGCTTAGAGGAACTTTTTTTATGCAAAGCACCTTTGAAAATAAAATCCTTATGAATAAAAAAGAGCAAGAATTACACGCTAAAAAGATTGTAAAGCTATTTACACAAGGACTTATTAATTTTAGTTAACCATAGCTTGATAGAATATTAAAGATATAATTTTGTAATACAAATTACTTTTTTGTTTAGCTAATCAAATAACTTAAGGAAAACAATGAAAACAAAACTTTTAACTCTAGCTTGTGCTTCATTAATTTTTGTAGCATGCTCGGATGAGAAAAATGTGCAGGTGAAACAACTTCCTCCTCAACCTGTTAGTATTATGACAATGCAAAGTGCTAACTTACCTTTAGAATTTAGCTATCCTGCTAGATTAAGCACGGAATTAGATGTAATCATCAAGCCAAAGGTAAGCGGTGAAATCAAAGCAAAATACTTCAAAAGCGGTCAAGCTGTAAAAAAAGGCGATAAGCTTTTTCTTATAGAGCCTGATAAATACAGAACAAATGTTGACATGGCATATGGTGAAGCTTTAGTCGCTAGAGCAAATTTTACTGATGCGGAAAAAAACTTTAAAAGAGATCAAATTTTAATAGAAAAAAACGCCATCTCACAAAAAGAATTTGACGCAAGTTTAGCTAAATACAACTCAACCAAAGCCAACCTAAAAAGCGCTGAAGCAAAGCTTGCTAGCGCAAGATTAGATCTTAAATACACTACAGTAAGCGCTCCTTTTGATGGAGTTTTAGGCGATGCTTTAATGGATGTGGGTGATTATGTAAATGCTTCTGCTACGGAGTTGGTGCGTATTACTAATATCAATCCTATATTTGCAGACTTTTACATCTCTGATGTAGATAAAATCAATATGAATAAAAATGTCCAAAGCGGTAATTGGCAGCTAGAAAACATCCAAGTGCAAGCCAATGTTGGCGGTGAGCTATTTAACGGTAAATTATATTTTATAGATAGCGTAATAGATACACGCAGTGGTGGTGTAAAAGCAAAAGCAATCTTTGATAACAACAACTCAAGCTTAATGCCTGGATCTTTTTCTAATGTCCATGTAAGTGGTTTTGTCCAAAAAGATGGATTTGAAATTCCTCAAGTTGCTCTTTTACAAGATGATAGCTCTACTTATGTTTATACTTTAGTTGATGGAAAAGTGGCAAAAACTGTTGTGAATGTTATCTATCAAACTTCTGACAAAGCCATTATCGATAAGGGGTTAAAAAATGGAGATAAAGTTATCTTAAATAATTTCAAAAAAATTCGCCCTGGTGCAAGTGTTAGCGTAATGGAGAATAAATAATGTTTTCTAAATTTTTTATAGAAAGGCCTGTATTTGCCTCCGTTGTCGCTATCATTATTTCTTTAACGGGTATTATAGGACTTTACTCACTTCCTGTTGAACAATACCCTTCTTTAACACCTCCTGTTGTAAAAGTAAGTGCTAATTATTCTGGTGCTGATGCACAAACAGTGGCACAAACAGTGGCTATCCCTCTTGAAGATGCGATCAATGGGGTTGAAAATATGATTTATATGGAATCAACCTCAAGCTCTTCAGGCGACATGAGTTTAAGTGTGTATTTTGATATCGGAACCGATCCTGATCAAGCAACAGTTGATGTTAATAACAGAATTTCAGCTGTAACTGCTAAATTACCTGAAGATGTTAAAAAAACAGGTGTTAGCGTAAGAAAAACCGGATCTAGTATCTTAGAAGTTGCTACTTTATACTCTCCTGATGGTTCTATGGATTCACTTGAAGTATACAACTATGCTGCTTTAAATATTTTAGATGATCTTGCTAGGGTTCCAGGTGTTGGTAATGCTGTAGCAATTGGTTCTAGAAACTATTCTATGAGAATTTGGTTAAATCCTGATTTATTAAATAAATACCAAGTTACTACAACCGATGTTATCGCTGCGATCAATGAACAAAACGCACAATATGCTACCGGTAAAATAGGACAAGAACCTGTTGCAGAAAAATCTCCTTATGTGTATTCTGTTATTATGCATGGAAGATTAAAAAGCACCAAAGAATTTGAAAACATCATCATAAGAGCTAATAGCGATGGTTCGTTTTTAAGAGTTAAAGATGTTGCTGAAGTTTCTTTAGGGTCAAGAGAATACACTTTCAAAGGTAGATTAAACGGAAACGACGCTACACCTATATTGATTTTCTTGCAAACTGGAGCAAACGCGGTTAACACTGCTAAATTAGTAAAAGCCAAATTTGAAGAACTTTCAAAAAACTTCCCTGAAGGCTTAGCTTACAAAGTTCCTTATGATACGACTATTTTTATTAAAGCTTCTATTGAAGAAGTGGTAAAAACTTTCTTTGAAGCATTGATCTTAGTTGTTATCGTAATGTATTTGTTCTTAAAAAATTTCCGCTCTACTATCATACCAATGATCGCTGTGCCAGTATCTATTTTAGGGACTTTTGCCGGATTATATGTCTTAGGTTTTAGTATTAACTTGCTTACACTTTTTGCTTTAGTACTTGCCATTGGTATTGTCGTAGATGATGCCATCATTGTGGTTGAAAACATCGACAGGATTATGCATGAAGATCCAAACATTAGCATTAAAGATGCAGCGATTAAAGCGATGGATGAGGTTGCTGCACCGGTTGTTTCGATCGTTCTTGTATTGTGTGCAGTATTTATACCTGTTTCGTTTATATCGGGTTTTGTGGGAGAAATTCAAAGACAATTTGCTATTACCCTTGCGATATCTGTTATCATTTCAGGTTTTGTAGCTTTAACACTTACACCTTCTTTATGTGCTATTTTCTTAAAAAGAAATGAAGGTCAGCCGTTTTATTTGGTAAAAAGATTTAATGATATTTTTGATTGGTCGACTAAGGTTTTTGGTGCTGGGGTTGCTTATATCTTAAAAAGAACTATACGTTTTGTGATTATTTATTGTATCTTTTTAGTTGGTCTTTATGGTCTTTTTAAACTCGTGCCTCACTCACTTGTGCCACCTGAAGATCAAGGTAACTTTTTAACCGTTGTAAATTTACCTGCAGCTTCTTCGCTTAGTAGAACCACCCAAGCTATGGATGGAATGAGTGAAGAAATCAGAAAAAATGAAAATGTAACTGACATTGTTGGACTAATAGGGTATGATTTATTTACCGGTTCTTTAAAAGAAAACTCTGGCGCAATGTTTGTTAACTTAAAAGATTGGGGTGATAGAGATGTAAGTAGCTTTGATATGGTGCATTCTTACAACCAAAACTACTTCTTAAATCCAAACTTCCAAACTTTCTTTGTAAATCCACCGCCAATTCAAGGCTTAAGTTTAACCGGTGGTTTTGAAATGTATGCGCAAAATCGTGGCGGTAAAAGCTATGATGAAATTCAAGCTGATGTAAATAAACTAGTAGAAGCGGCCAATAAACGTCCGGAATTATCCAACGTAAGAACAACGCTAGATACCAATTTCCCTCAGTTAAAACTAGAAATAGATCGCGATAAAGTAAAACTTTATGGTTTGAATTTAGCAGATGTATTTAGCACGCTTAATGCCACCATAGGAACTTACTATGTAAATGATTTTTCTATGCTTGGAAAAAATTATCGTGTTAATATCAGTGCCATAGGAGATTTTAGAAATACTCAAAATGCATTAAAAAACATCTATGTAAGATCAAAAGATGGATCAATGATAGCTCTAGATAGCGTTTTAACACTTCATAGAGGAGTTGGGCCTGATGATGTAAAACGTTTTAATATGTTCCCATCAGCACTAGTACAAGGTGATCCTGCGCCAGGATATACCTCAGGACAAGCAATCGATGCTATTGCACAAGTTGCAAAAGAAACTTTGAGCGAAGATTATTCTATCGCTTGGTCAGGTTCTGCTTATCAAGAAGTTACTAGCAGTGGTGCAGGACAAATCGCATTTATTCTAGGACTTTTGTTTGTGTTTTTAATCTTAGCAGCTCAGTATGAAAGATGGCTCATGCCTTTAGCAGTTATCACAGCTGTGCCTTTTGCGGTATTTGGATCGTTATTGTTTGTATATTTTAGAGGATTAGAAAATGATATATATTTTCAAACGGGACTTTTATTGCTCATAGGACTTTCTGCTAAAAATGCGATTTTGATCGTTGAGTTTGCAATGGAAGAACATCTTAAAAAAGGAAAAAGTATTTTTGAAGCATCTGTCAGTGCAGCGAAGTTAAGATTTAGACCTATTGTTATGACTTCTTTGGCATTTATTTGCGGTATTTTGCCACTTTACTTTGCTTATGGTGCAGGAAGTGCAAGCCGCCATGCAATAGGTACTGGTATCATCGGTGGTATGATAGCAGCTTCTACCATTGCTATTTTCTTTGTGCCTTTATTTTTCTATATACTAGAAAGTTTTAACAAATGGCTTGATGAAAAAAGAGGAAAAACTCATGCGTAAATTAATGATATTTGCAAGCTGCTTTTTAATAGCAGGTTGCAGTTTAAAACCTAATTTAGAAATTAAAGATATTAACTATACTAAAAGTTTAGATCAAAACATAAGTATCAACAAACAATGGTGGAAAGCTTTTAATGATACTTATTTAAATGCTTTAGTAGACCAGGCTTTAAAAAACAACAATGATTTGCAAATTACATATATTAATTTGCAAAAAGCCTATGAAACTTTAGGCATTGCTAGAAGTGAATTGTTGCCAAAACTAGATGCAAGTGCAGGTGGAGCAAGAGCAAAAACTAGCATTAATGCACCAAGTAACAAAAGCAATGATTTTGTTTATGGAAATGACTTCAACATGGGCTTAAATTTAAGCTACGAAATCGATCTATGGGGCAAATACAGAGATATTTACAGCGCTTCAAAAGCTAAACTACAAGCAAGTGAGTTTGACTATGAAAGCGCAAGATTAAGCTTGATCTCCAATGTAGCAAAGACCTACTTTAACCTAGCTAGTTTAAGTGAGCAAACCAAAATTCTAGAAGAAACTGCACAAAGTTATCAAAAAACCTATGAGCTAAAACTCGAACACTATAAAATCGGTGTCATTAGCGAATACGAACTTAATAAATTTAAAGCAGAACTTGAAAATTCAAGAATTTTACTAACCAATGCTAGAATTCAAAAAGAAGCTTACACTAAAGCTTTGAAAATTTTAACTTCGAACAACATTGATGATATACTTTATAATAGTATCGAATACAAGCAAGTAGGAAAATACGAACTTAGCATACCTGAAGGTATAGGTAGTGAAATTTTACTACAAAGACCTGATATCCAAGCTAGTTTAAAAACCCTTGAGGAAAAAAACTATCTTGTTGGAGTAGCTAGAACTGCATTTTTACCAAATCTTTCTTTAACAGGACTTTTAGGTTTTCAAAGTAATGATTTAGATCTTTTAGTCAAACATGGTAGCAATACATGGAATGTGGCTGGAAATTTTGCAATGCCTATTTTCCACTGGGGTGAAATCGCAAATAACGTCAACATCGCAAAACTTACCAAAGATGAAGCATTTTTACAATACGAAAATACACTAAAAACAGCCTTTGGAGAAATAAGACTTGCTTTATTTAATCGCCAAAGTTATTATGAAAATGAGCAAAATTACAAGAATTTATTTTTAGCACAAAGCAAAATTTATGATATTGCTAGTTTAAGATATGAAGCAGGTGCGATTAACTTGTCTGATTTTTTACAAGATCAAAGAGCGTATTTAAATGCTAAACTTTCTTATACTAACTCATCTTATGAACTTGCAAATTCCATTGTAGATGTTATGAAAGCTTTTGGTGGAGGATTTAACGCCAAAGAAGAGTCAAAAGAAAACATCAAAGCTATGGAAGAAAATTTAAAAGAAAACTTTTATAACAACTGAGCCTTTAAGGCTTAGTTGTTTTTGAGCTATTATCATCTACGATATAATGAC of Campylobacter sp. 2014D-0216 contains these proteins:
- a CDS encoding TetR/AcrR family transcriptional regulator, whose translation is MKKLSMKSQARLEKIKQIAAESFLKNGYEATNLKDIIKQAGGSFSCVYEHFKSKEGLFEAVLNDFAENHFLAILKKNMQVSANADLEEFLYQFAKAYIGIFNDSKTIAIVRLLYSEIYNDKFDFGKWFKEGNRKDVEYVLQKRLKEENSRLAENAEFLSYTFCAMLRGTFFMQSTFENKILMNKKEQELHAKKIVKLFTQGLINFS
- a CDS encoding efflux RND transporter permease subunit, encoding MFSKFFIERPVFASVVAIIISLTGIIGLYSLPVEQYPSLTPPVVKVSANYSGADAQTVAQTVAIPLEDAINGVENMIYMESTSSSSGDMSLSVYFDIGTDPDQATVDVNNRISAVTAKLPEDVKKTGVSVRKTGSSILEVATLYSPDGSMDSLEVYNYAALNILDDLARVPGVGNAVAIGSRNYSMRIWLNPDLLNKYQVTTTDVIAAINEQNAQYATGKIGQEPVAEKSPYVYSVIMHGRLKSTKEFENIIIRANSDGSFLRVKDVAEVSLGSREYTFKGRLNGNDATPILIFLQTGANAVNTAKLVKAKFEELSKNFPEGLAYKVPYDTTIFIKASIEEVVKTFFEALILVVIVMYLFLKNFRSTIIPMIAVPVSILGTFAGLYVLGFSINLLTLFALVLAIGIVVDDAIIVVENIDRIMHEDPNISIKDAAIKAMDEVAAPVVSIVLVLCAVFIPVSFISGFVGEIQRQFAITLAISVIISGFVALTLTPSLCAIFLKRNEGQPFYLVKRFNDIFDWSTKVFGAGVAYILKRTIRFVIIYCIFLVGLYGLFKLVPHSLVPPEDQGNFLTVVNLPAASSLSRTTQAMDGMSEEIRKNENVTDIVGLIGYDLFTGSLKENSGAMFVNLKDWGDRDVSSFDMVHSYNQNYFLNPNFQTFFVNPPPIQGLSLTGGFEMYAQNRGGKSYDEIQADVNKLVEAANKRPELSNVRTTLDTNFPQLKLEIDRDKVKLYGLNLADVFSTLNATIGTYYVNDFSMLGKNYRVNISAIGDFRNTQNALKNIYVRSKDGSMIALDSVLTLHRGVGPDDVKRFNMFPSALVQGDPAPGYTSGQAIDAIAQVAKETLSEDYSIAWSGSAYQEVTSSGAGQIAFILGLLFVFLILAAQYERWLMPLAVITAVPFAVFGSLLFVYFRGLENDIYFQTGLLLLIGLSAKNAILIVEFAMEEHLKKGKSIFEASVSAAKLRFRPIVMTSLAFICGILPLYFAYGAGSASRHAIGTGIIGGMIAASTIAIFFVPLFFYILESFNKWLDEKRGKTHA
- a CDS encoding efflux RND transporter periplasmic adaptor subunit, which codes for MKTKLLTLACASLIFVACSDEKNVQVKQLPPQPVSIMTMQSANLPLEFSYPARLSTELDVIIKPKVSGEIKAKYFKSGQAVKKGDKLFLIEPDKYRTNVDMAYGEALVARANFTDAEKNFKRDQILIEKNAISQKEFDASLAKYNSTKANLKSAEAKLASARLDLKYTTVSAPFDGVLGDALMDVGDYVNASATELVRITNINPIFADFYISDVDKINMNKNVQSGNWQLENIQVQANVGGELFNGKLYFIDSVIDTRSGGVKAKAIFDNNNSSLMPGSFSNVHVSGFVQKDGFEIPQVALLQDDSSTYVYTLVDGKVAKTVVNVIYQTSDKAIIDKGLKNGDKVILNNFKKIRPGASVSVMENK
- the ccoG gene encoding cytochrome c oxidase accessory protein CcoG yields the protein MSACITNYTKKRYIAYIISMVIFIALPFIKINGNHFFLLSFDHKKLNLFFIAFDTQELYLMPFVIIGMFLTILFVTTLAGRIWCAWTCPQTIARVIYRDLLQTKIFKIHKSTANKQKQADGFLIQKTLSVVIFYLFSLLMMSAFLWYFVPPEDFFVYIQNPSEHLLLLGILLCASLAFTFDIVYLGEKFCVYVCPYARIQSVMFDNNTVQVIYDDKRGGVIYDGHTKLYKKPPQGECIGCEACVKICPAHIDIRAGMQLECINCLECADACSKVQAKFDRPSLINWTSAKAIETREKVKYFRFRTIGYLVVLCGVFIALVLMGSKKENMLLNINRSSELYQVRKTHNGELLITNAYVFLFQNTDNKTHEYYFDVKLQGIDDGLEIVRPKKSFTLKAGEKNKHIVVLKATKKLADNNRKDTIIPLTIKAYAVDDKNIAVTRESNFVYPKNSILEQKN
- a CDS encoding efflux transporter outer membrane subunit, whose protein sequence is MRKLMIFASCFLIAGCSLKPNLEIKDINYTKSLDQNISINKQWWKAFNDTYLNALVDQALKNNNDLQITYINLQKAYETLGIARSELLPKLDASAGGARAKTSINAPSNKSNDFVYGNDFNMGLNLSYEIDLWGKYRDIYSASKAKLQASEFDYESARLSLISNVAKTYFNLASLSEQTKILEETAQSYQKTYELKLEHYKIGVISEYELNKFKAELENSRILLTNARIQKEAYTKALKILTSNNIDDILYNSIEYKQVGKYELSIPEGIGSEILLQRPDIQASLKTLEEKNYLVGVARTAFLPNLSLTGLLGFQSNDLDLLVKHGSNTWNVAGNFAMPIFHWGEIANNVNIAKLTKDEAFLQYENTLKTAFGEIRLALFNRQSYYENEQNYKNLFLAQSKIYDIASLRYEAGAINLSDFLQDQRAYLNAKLSYTNSSYELANSIVDVMKAFGGGFNAKEESKENIKAMEENLKENFYNN